Proteins encoded within one genomic window of Deinococcus sedimenti:
- a CDS encoding lysophospholipid acyltransferase family protein: MSEAAHPEKPAAPPAATAPTAEPPAPPVIPWVYRLVVDTTYLPVIVSGMHLEVHGREHVPPPGTPLVVAANHVSALDPFLVARSLPPGRFLQFMAKKELFLPVIGDIIRAGGSFPVDRSGNDLGAVRTALRILKANGTVGIFPQGTRGGHEMQGGVALIAAKGRAPILPAGVSRDGKRWIIRFGEPIPPRGGIKAITGELGEVLSTLAVPVGQKL, encoded by the coding sequence ATGAGTGAAGCTGCTCACCCCGAGAAGCCTGCGGCCCCGCCAGCCGCCACAGCCCCCACGGCCGAGCCGCCCGCCCCGCCCGTGATTCCCTGGGTGTACCGGCTGGTGGTGGACACCACGTACCTGCCCGTGATCGTCAGCGGCATGCACCTCGAAGTGCATGGCCGTGAGCACGTCCCGCCGCCCGGCACGCCCCTGGTGGTCGCCGCGAACCACGTCAGCGCCCTAGACCCGTTCCTGGTGGCGCGGTCGCTGCCGCCGGGGCGGTTCCTGCAGTTCATGGCGAAGAAGGAACTGTTCCTGCCGGTGATCGGGGACATCATCCGCGCCGGGGGGTCCTTCCCGGTGGACCGCAGCGGGAACGACCTGGGCGCGGTGCGCACGGCGCTGCGCATCCTGAAAGCGAACGGGACGGTCGGCATCTTCCCGCAGGGCACGCGCGGCGGGCATGAAATGCAGGGCGGCGTGGCCCTCATCGCTGCGAAGGGCCGCGCGCCTATCCTGCCCGCCGGGGTCAGCCGCGACGGGAAGCGCTGGATCATCCGCTTCGGCGAGCCGATCCCGCCCCGCGGGGGGATCAAGGCCATCACCGGAGAGCTGGGCGAGGTGCTGTCCACGCTGGCCGTCCCGGTCGGGCAGAAGCTGTAG
- a CDS encoding (2Fe-2S) ferredoxin domain-containing protein: MPPKYFPTHGHLLICQGPNCQSRGSALLHKALWNHLERQSLAYYKRGGTLRLTESGCLGACSYGPALCVYRPDPGGAGLEEAWYAAVDFPLAARVAQATHDRAPLPTEHRYGPDEQT, encoded by the coding sequence ATGCCCCCGAAGTACTTCCCCACCCACGGCCACCTGCTCATCTGCCAGGGACCCAACTGCCAGTCACGCGGCTCCGCACTGCTGCACAAGGCACTCTGGAACCACCTGGAACGCCAGTCGCTCGCTTACTACAAACGCGGCGGCACGCTGCGCCTCACCGAGAGCGGCTGCCTGGGCGCGTGCAGTTACGGCCCGGCGCTGTGCGTGTACCGCCCGGACCCCGGCGGCGCGGGCCTGGAGGAAGCGTGGTACGCCGCCGTGGACTTCCCACTGGCCGCGCGGGTGGCGCAGGCCACGCACGACCGCGCGCCCCTGCCCACCGAGCACCGCTACGGACCGGACGAGCAGACCTGA
- a CDS encoding SDR family oxidoreductase — translation MNLAVIGAAGGVGRRVAAQAAASGHQVRALVRTPEQAAQLEALGTQPVLGDLTGNWTAVLDGADAVVWAAGAGASGNFQAIDGDALIAVTDELARRAAMGGPRRVVVVSSMGVDRPEQMPPFLTAVLRVKAISDAHVQASGLEWTVIRPGGLTDAPGTSRVSAGMPAPRGMIARDDVAAVVLACLNEPRSVRRTFEVVAGDTPVAQVVAAL, via the coding sequence ATGAATCTCGCAGTGATCGGAGCGGCTGGTGGTGTGGGCCGCCGCGTGGCCGCGCAGGCCGCCGCCAGCGGGCATCAGGTGCGGGCGCTGGTCCGCACTCCTGAACAGGCCGCGCAACTGGAGGCCCTGGGTACGCAGCCCGTCCTGGGTGACCTGACCGGCAACTGGACGGCCGTGCTGGACGGCGCCGACGCGGTCGTGTGGGCCGCCGGGGCCGGGGCCAGCGGGAACTTTCAGGCCATTGACGGGGACGCCCTGATCGCCGTGACGGACGAACTCGCCCGCCGCGCCGCGATGGGCGGCCCGCGCCGCGTCGTGGTCGTCAGTTCCATGGGCGTGGACCGCCCCGAGCAGATGCCGCCCTTCCTGACGGCCGTGCTACGTGTGAAGGCCATCTCGGACGCGCACGTGCAGGCCAGCGGGCTGGAGTGGACGGTCATCCGCCCCGGCGGCCTGACCGACGCCCCCGGCACCAGCAGGGTCAGCGCCGGGATGCCCGCCCCGCGCGGCATGATCGCCCGTGACGACGTGGCGGCCGTGGTCCTCGCCTGCCTCAACGAGCCGCGCAGCGTGCGCCGCACTTTCGAGGTGGTCGCCGGGGACACCCCGGTCGCGCAGGTGGTCGCCGCGCTGTAA
- the xseB gene encoding exodeoxyribonuclease VII small subunit — MTEPQPTSYREAYARLSRIAAELESGEADLDRVLPLLEDARAAYARCRERIEAVRAVLAGDWADDGDTGETDADEIDTDKTDTDDEE, encoded by the coding sequence ATGACTGAGCCTCAGCCCACCTCGTACCGGGAGGCGTACGCCCGGCTGAGCCGCATCGCCGCCGAACTCGAGTCCGGCGAGGCCGACCTGGACCGCGTGCTGCCCTTGCTGGAGGACGCCCGCGCCGCATACGCCCGGTGCCGCGAGCGGATCGAGGCCGTGCGCGCCGTGCTGGCCGGCGACTGGGCCGACGATGGTGACACAGGCGAGACGGACGCAGACGAGATCGACACAGACAAGACCGACACAGACGATGAGGAGTAG
- a CDS encoding FecCD family ABC transporter permease, whose amino-acid sequence MQVAAPRRGLGVGLGTLLLAALLLAAVVLGTGLGSVTIPPGEVLGALWRGVTRQALEGNDVIVWQIRLPRVVMGALVGASLSVCGGAFQGVFRNPLADPYLLGVASGSALGATVAIVAGWPRALIPVSALLTALVAVACTLSLAREGRRFPPTRLILAGVVVGSVLSAATTALILRGEDRARQVLAYTLGDLGFSGWRDVLTVLPYVGLGCGALLLLARALDTLQLGELTARSLGVPVERLRLIAVIAASLATAGAVAYVGVIGFVGLIVPHMIRLAFGPGHRTLLPLSALLGGALLVGADLLARTTPLSQVGIVTTLLGGPFFLWLLRKERHD is encoded by the coding sequence ATGCAGGTCGCCGCGCCGCGCCGGGGGCTGGGGGTGGGCCTGGGCACGCTGCTGCTCGCGGCGCTGCTGCTGGCCGCCGTGGTCCTGGGCACCGGGCTGGGCAGCGTGACGATTCCGCCCGGCGAGGTGCTGGGCGCGCTGTGGCGCGGCGTGACCCGGCAGGCGCTGGAGGGGAACGACGTGATCGTGTGGCAGATCCGCCTGCCGCGCGTGGTGATGGGGGCGCTGGTGGGCGCGAGCCTCAGCGTGTGCGGCGGCGCGTTCCAGGGCGTGTTCCGCAACCCGCTGGCCGACCCGTACCTGCTGGGCGTCGCCAGCGGCAGCGCGCTGGGCGCCACGGTCGCCATCGTGGCGGGGTGGCCCCGCGCGCTGATCCCGGTGTCGGCGCTGCTGACCGCGCTGGTCGCCGTGGCGTGCACGCTGTCCCTGGCGCGCGAGGGGCGCCGTTTTCCGCCCACGCGGCTGATCCTGGCGGGCGTGGTGGTGGGCAGCGTCCTGAGCGCCGCGACCACCGCGCTGATCCTGCGTGGCGAGGACCGGGCGCGGCAGGTGCTGGCGTACACGCTGGGCGACCTGGGCTTCAGCGGCTGGCGGGACGTGCTGACCGTGCTGCCCTACGTGGGGCTGGGCTGCGGGGCGCTGCTGCTGCTGGCCCGCGCGCTGGACACCCTGCAACTGGGCGAACTGACCGCCCGCAGCCTGGGCGTCCCGGTTGAGCGGCTGCGGCTGATCGCGGTGATCGCCGCGAGCCTCGCCACGGCTGGCGCCGTCGCGTACGTGGGCGTGATCGGCTTCGTGGGATTGATCGTGCCGCACATGATCCGCCTCGCGTTCGGCCCCGGGCACCGCACGCTGCTGCCGCTCTCGGCGCTGCTGGGCGGGGCGCTGCTGGTCGGCGCGGACCTGCTGGCCCGCACCACGCCGCTGTCGCAGGTCGGGATCGTGACCACCCTGCTGGGCGGCCCGTTCTTCCTGTGGCTGCTGCGCAAGGAACGCCATGACTGA
- a CDS encoding ABC transporter substrate-binding protein has product MKGILTLITLSAALSGAAGATTYPLTITDDLGRKVTLKAEPKRIVSVLPSTTETVCALGLCDRLVGVDDYSDFPQQATKLPKVGGLYNPNIEAMVALKPDVVLVSQYGKLAEPLTQAGVTVIAVNPETYDEVFTKTALLGKILNREAQARALVGKIKGDIARVEILTKNAVRKPTAYFEIDPTPYSIGPNSFMGVLLTKAGARNIIPASMGDFPKVDPEFIVKANPQLILGVDAKTAGARPGWSGISALKTGKVRDIPAELNTMLGRPGPRLGQALMGLAKLIHPELFK; this is encoded by the coding sequence ATGAAAGGCATCCTGACCCTGATCACCCTGAGTGCCGCCCTGAGCGGCGCCGCAGGCGCCACCACCTACCCCCTGACCATCACCGACGACCTGGGCCGCAAGGTGACCCTGAAAGCCGAGCCGAAGCGGATCGTCAGCGTGCTGCCCAGCACCACCGAGACCGTGTGCGCCCTTGGCCTGTGCGACCGCCTGGTCGGCGTGGACGACTACAGCGACTTCCCGCAGCAGGCGACGAAACTGCCCAAGGTCGGCGGCCTGTACAACCCGAACATCGAGGCGATGGTGGCCCTGAAACCCGACGTGGTGCTCGTCAGTCAGTACGGGAAGCTGGCCGAGCCGCTGACGCAGGCGGGCGTGACCGTGATCGCCGTGAACCCCGAGACGTACGACGAGGTGTTCACGAAGACGGCGCTGCTCGGGAAGATCCTGAACCGCGAGGCGCAGGCCAGGGCCCTCGTCGGGAAGATCAAGGGCGACATCGCGCGCGTGGAGATCCTCACGAAGAACGCCGTGCGCAAACCCACCGCGTACTTCGAGATCGACCCCACCCCGTACTCGATCGGCCCGAACTCGTTCATGGGCGTGCTGCTCACCAAGGCCGGCGCGCGCAACATCATCCCCGCCAGCATGGGCGACTTCCCCAAGGTGGACCCGGAGTTCATCGTGAAGGCCAACCCGCAGCTGATCCTCGGCGTGGACGCCAAGACGGCGGGCGCGCGCCCCGGCTGGAGCGGCATCAGCGCCCTGAAGACCGGGAAGGTCCGGGACATCCCGGCTGAACTGAACACCATGCTGGGCCGCCCGGGACCGCGCCTGGGGCAGGCGCTGATGGGCCTGGCGAAACTGATTCACCCGGAACTGTTCAAGTAA